In the Corynebacterium suedekumii genome, one interval contains:
- a CDS encoding DUF3117 domain-containing protein → MAAMKPRTGNGPMEAVEESRKIVMRIPSDGGGRLVVEMSKEEAAELGALLTAASE, encoded by the coding sequence ATGGCAGCAATGAAGCCGCGCACCGGTAACGGTCCCATGGAAGCGGTCGAGGAGAGCCGGAAGATCGTCATGCGGATCCCCTCCGACGGTGGCGGACGCCTCGTCGTCGAGATGAGCAAGGAAGAGGCCGCCGAACTGGGTGCCCTGCTGACCGCCGCCTCAGAATAG
- a CDS encoding DapH/DapD/GlmU-related protein has protein sequence MQTQGAIAIGIANIAMDGTVLDTWYPEPELVDGTGLVSGTERLGAQDLPDSLLKLVLLDEDRMVEQVAVRTTIANLQASPIDAHDVYLRLHLLSHRLVRPLELNMDGSLRLLSTVVWTNKGPCTPDNFEFVRTALRSRGLIHVYGIEKLPRMVDYVVPSGVNIAEAERVRLGAYLAPGTRVLREGYVSFNSGSLGAARIEGRMSSSTVIGEGTDVGLSATIMARRRSDGLRDPISIGEHCRFGVSSGIIGLTIGDNCTIGANIVLEPDTQIFDGDAGQHVAAATLNGQSDWTVRREVGHAEPVLRRTW, from the coding sequence ATGCAGACTCAGGGAGCCATCGCCATCGGTATCGCCAACATCGCCATGGACGGTACCGTGCTGGACACCTGGTACCCCGAGCCTGAACTCGTCGACGGGACCGGCCTCGTCTCCGGCACCGAACGCCTCGGCGCCCAGGACCTCCCCGACAGCCTCCTCAAACTCGTCCTCCTCGACGAGGACCGCATGGTCGAACAGGTCGCCGTCCGCACCACCATCGCCAACCTCCAGGCCTCCCCCATCGACGCCCACGACGTCTACCTGCGCCTCCACCTCCTCTCCCACCGCCTCGTCCGACCGCTGGAACTGAACATGGACGGCTCGCTGCGGCTGCTGTCCACCGTCGTGTGGACCAACAAGGGCCCCTGCACCCCCGACAACTTCGAGTTCGTCCGCACCGCCCTGCGCTCCCGCGGCCTCATCCACGTCTACGGCATCGAGAAACTGCCCCGCATGGTCGACTACGTCGTCCCCTCCGGCGTCAACATCGCCGAAGCCGAACGCGTCCGCCTCGGCGCCTACCTCGCCCCCGGCACCCGCGTCCTGCGGGAAGGTTACGTCTCCTTCAACTCCGGCTCCCTCGGCGCCGCCCGCATCGAGGGCCGCATGTCCTCCTCCACCGTCATCGGCGAAGGCACCGACGTCGGCCTCTCCGCCACCATCATGGCCCGCCGCCGCTCCGACGGACTGCGCGACCCCATCTCCATCGGCGAGCACTGCCGCTTCGGCGTCTCCTCCGGCATCATCGGACTGACCATCGGCGACAACTGCACCATCGGCGCCAACATCGTCCTCGAACCCGACACCCAGATCTTCGACGGTGACGCCGGCCAGCACGTGGCCGCCGCCACCCTCAACGGACAGTCCGACTGGACCGTGCGCCGCGAGGTCGGCCACGCCGAGCCGGTGCTGCGCCGGACCTGGTGA
- a CDS encoding glucosyl-3-phosphoglycerate synthase yields MRVSVVIPALDEAPTVGDVVRAVLADQPHEVLVIDADSTDDTPARATRAGARVLNWRDILPDIPPRPGKGESLWRGVAAATGEIVAFVDADLISPRPGMVAALTAPFRDAGVHLVKADYRRALDGQPTGGGRVTELTARPLLRLRHPELAHIRQPLAGEYAIRRATALDCEFVAGYGVEAGLLVDVAARHGAAAVTQVDLGVRRHRNRPLAELVPMADVVAATLLDRAGVEKRPALSGIL; encoded by the coding sequence GTGAGGGTCTCCGTGGTCATCCCCGCCCTCGACGAGGCACCCACCGTCGGCGACGTCGTCCGGGCCGTTCTCGCCGACCAGCCGCACGAGGTGCTGGTCATCGACGCCGACTCCACCGACGACACCCCCGCCCGGGCCACCCGGGCCGGGGCGCGGGTGCTCAACTGGCGCGACATCCTCCCCGACATCCCGCCCCGCCCCGGCAAGGGGGAGTCGTTGTGGCGCGGGGTCGCCGCCGCCACGGGGGAGATCGTCGCCTTCGTCGACGCCGACCTGATCTCCCCGCGACCCGGCATGGTCGCAGCATTGACCGCCCCCTTCCGGGACGCCGGTGTCCACCTGGTTAAGGCCGACTACCGTCGCGCCCTCGATGGCCAGCCGACCGGCGGTGGCCGGGTCACCGAACTCACCGCCCGACCGCTGCTGCGGCTGCGCCACCCGGAGCTCGCCCACATCCGGCAGCCCCTGGCCGGTGAGTACGCCATCCGGCGGGCCACCGCCCTGGACTGTGAGTTCGTCGCCGGCTACGGCGTGGAGGCGGGCCTGCTCGTCGACGTCGCCGCCCGCCACGGCGCGGCGGCCGTCACCCAGGTGGACCTGGGGGTCCGGCGTCACCGCAACCGCCCGCTGGCGGAGCTGGTGCCCATGGCGGACGTGGTGGCGGCGACGCTGCTGGACCGGGCGGGCGTCGAGAAGCGGCCTGCGCTGTCGGGTATTCTCTGA
- a CDS encoding GH32 C-terminal domain-containing protein — protein MSYSSHRPELHVTAESGILDAPAGVLLDGDTWHLFHQYRPTPDSPARWAHVVSEDGPFDWEVCDDAIAPVGGETGLRAGAVVASADGLGADLYFTSVTAAGTSIQLAKLSELEDLCPVSDDEFAVDTRVRRIGDVVGDLEGHIRFRSPCVVPDWESEDNREAGHDGWLMLAVTGRSGDPTPVVLTSPDGITWELVGPMTFTGEPGFDAGSVLVGPRILRLRDEVDGEIYDVLMVTIEQDGLDISGYLVGTLTGAEFEVRTSFTHVDHGHDFTRPRNTNVTADTVPAEERYHRSVLFGLLNGVGRKDVDDRHLSLAQEGWANVISLPRVITLQGGVLFQTPPAGLPEAITRTHAARSWTGLCEVPAGSELVAEVVDAAGATAARITHSGDQLRIDRSMNPHHAGDAEAVADLAEGDTDSLSIFVDGSTVEIFADGGAVAMASRVYIDGGCSGISVTTTGDAEILRAWDRAPVSSGNLPDYGEPSPDE, from the coding sequence GTGAGCTACAGCTCCCACCGGCCCGAACTCCACGTCACCGCAGAGTCGGGCATCCTAGACGCGCCCGCCGGCGTCCTGCTCGACGGCGACACGTGGCACCTGTTCCACCAGTACCGCCCGACCCCGGACTCCCCGGCCCGGTGGGCGCACGTCGTCTCCGAGGACGGTCCCTTCGACTGGGAGGTCTGCGATGACGCGATCGCCCCGGTCGGTGGGGAGACCGGCCTGCGGGCGGGTGCGGTCGTCGCCTCCGCCGACGGGCTCGGCGCCGATCTCTACTTCACCTCCGTCACCGCGGCGGGCACCTCCATCCAGCTGGCGAAGCTGTCGGAGCTGGAGGACCTGTGCCCCGTCTCCGACGACGAGTTCGCGGTGGACACCCGGGTGCGTCGCATCGGCGACGTCGTCGGTGACCTCGAGGGCCACATCCGCTTCCGCTCCCCCTGCGTCGTCCCGGACTGGGAGTCGGAGGATAACCGCGAGGCCGGTCACGACGGCTGGCTCATGCTCGCGGTCACCGGCCGCAGCGGTGATCCCACCCCGGTGGTGCTCACCAGCCCGGACGGGATCACCTGGGAACTGGTCGGCCCGATGACCTTCACCGGTGAGCCGGGATTCGACGCCGGTTCGGTCCTCGTCGGCCCCCGTATCCTGCGCCTGCGCGACGAGGTGGACGGCGAGATCTACGACGTTCTCATGGTCACCATCGAGCAGGACGGCCTGGACATCTCCGGTTACCTGGTGGGTACGCTCACCGGGGCCGAGTTCGAGGTCCGCACCAGTTTCACCCACGTGGACCACGGCCACGACTTCACCCGGCCGCGCAACACCAACGTCACCGCCGACACCGTGCCGGCGGAGGAGCGGTACCACCGGTCGGTGCTGTTCGGTCTGCTCAACGGCGTGGGCCGCAAGGACGTCGATGACCGCCACCTGTCTCTGGCTCAGGAGGGCTGGGCCAACGTCATCTCCCTGCCCCGCGTGATCACGCTGCAAGGCGGCGTGCTGTTCCAGACCCCGCCCGCCGGCCTGCCGGAGGCGATCACCCGGACCCACGCCGCGCGTTCCTGGACCGGGCTGTGCGAGGTCCCGGCGGGCTCCGAACTCGTCGCCGAGGTTGTCGACGCCGCCGGCGCCACCGCCGCCCGCATCACCCACTCCGGGGACCAGCTGCGCATCGACCGGTCGATGAATCCGCACCACGCCGGGGACGCCGAGGCCGTGGCGGACCTGGCGGAGGGTGACACCGATTCCCTGTCGATCTTCGTCGACGGATCCACCGTGGAGATCTTCGCCGACGGTGGCGCGGTCGCCATGGCCAGCCGCGTCTACATCGACGGTGGGTGCTCCGGGATCAGCGTGACCACCACCGGCGACGCGGAGATTCTCCGTGCCTGGGACCGGGCGCCGGTCAGCTCGGGGAATCTTCCGGACTACGGGGAACCTTCGCCAGACGAGTGA
- the glgA gene encoding glycogen synthase — protein sequence MRVGMMTREYPPEVYGGAGVHVTELTRFMRDIVEVDVHCMGAPRDMPGVFVHGVDPALEDANPAIRTLSTGLRMAQAADNVEVVHSHTWYAGLGGHLAGLLHEIPHVATAHSLEPHRPWKREQLGGGYDVSSWSERNAMEYADAVIAVSARMKDSILEAYPRIAPEKVHVVLNGIDTQLWQPRPTFGDAENSVLTELGVDPDRPIVAFVGRITRQKGVEHLVKAAAHFDEGVQLVLCAGAPDTPEIAARTTALVEELQSQRDGIFWVQDMLEKERIQEILTAADTFVCPSIYEPLGIVNLEAMACGTAVVASDVGGIPEVVVDGETGTLVHYDENDAEAFERDLAAAVNAMVGDQDRARTFGEAGRQRAVDDFSWETIAQQTVDVYKSLL from the coding sequence ATGAGAGTCGGAATGATGACCAGAGAGTATCCGCCGGAGGTCTACGGCGGCGCGGGCGTCCACGTCACGGAGCTGACCCGGTTCATGCGCGACATCGTGGAGGTGGACGTCCACTGTATGGGCGCCCCCCGCGACATGCCCGGGGTGTTCGTCCACGGGGTCGACCCGGCCCTGGAGGACGCCAACCCGGCCATCAGGACGCTGTCCACCGGGCTGCGGATGGCGCAGGCCGCCGACAACGTCGAGGTCGTCCACTCACACACCTGGTACGCGGGTCTCGGCGGCCACCTCGCCGGCCTGCTGCACGAGATCCCACACGTGGCCACCGCCCATTCGCTGGAGCCGCACCGCCCGTGGAAGCGGGAGCAGCTCGGTGGCGGCTATGACGTCTCCTCCTGGTCGGAGCGCAACGCCATGGAGTACGCCGACGCCGTCATCGCCGTGTCCGCCCGGATGAAGGACTCCATCCTCGAGGCGTACCCCCGCATCGCGCCGGAGAAGGTGCACGTGGTGCTCAACGGCATCGACACGCAGCTGTGGCAGCCGCGTCCCACCTTCGGTGACGCCGAGAACTCGGTCCTCACCGAGCTCGGTGTCGATCCGGACCGCCCCATCGTCGCCTTCGTCGGCCGCATCACCCGCCAGAAGGGGGTGGAGCACCTGGTCAAGGCCGCCGCCCACTTCGATGAGGGCGTGCAGCTGGTGCTGTGTGCCGGCGCCCCGGACACCCCGGAGATCGCCGCGCGGACCACCGCCCTGGTCGAGGAACTGCAGTCGCAGCGTGACGGCATTTTCTGGGTGCAGGACATGCTGGAGAAGGAACGGATCCAGGAGATCCTCACCGCCGCGGACACCTTCGTGTGCCCGTCGATCTACGAGCCGCTGGGCATCGTCAACCTCGAGGCCATGGCGTGCGGCACCGCCGTCGTCGCCTCCGATGTCGGCGGCATCCCCGAGGTCGTCGTCGACGGGGAGACCGGCACCCTGGTCCACTACGACGAGAATGACGCCGAGGCCTTCGAGCGCGACCTCGCCGCCGCGGTCAACGCCATGGTCGGTGACCAGGACCGTGCCCGCACCTTCGGTGAGGCCGGCCGCCAGCGCGCCGTCGACGACTTCTCCTGGGAGACCATCGCCCAGCAGACCGTCGACGTGTACAAGTCACTGCTCTGA
- a CDS encoding methyltransferase domain-containing protein, whose product MLSDIIDVLADPVDGSPLSGADDFTRLVSESGHSYDVARQGYVTLADGSGLNHHGDSMAMVLARETFLSGGHFAPFVEAVTAGVHEALEDNDVPLQARPVILEVGAGTGYYLSHTLDDVADSRGVGLDVSVHAAKHLAKCHPRVGSVVADVWERLPLRDGSVDAITVVFAPRNAAEFHRVLTPGGQVIVLTAEQGHLDELREPLGILGVQEAKVERMMEKFDGLFDLVDADLVEFPMTLDRDSIAAQIGMSPSARHIGPEELASRLAALPPTMTVTARARLTRLAKVPRSPEDSPS is encoded by the coding sequence ATGCTCTCCGACATCATCGACGTGCTCGCCGATCCCGTCGACGGCAGCCCGCTGTCCGGCGCGGATGACTTCACCCGCCTCGTCTCCGAGTCCGGCCATTCCTACGACGTCGCCCGCCAGGGGTATGTGACGCTGGCGGACGGTTCCGGCCTGAACCACCACGGCGACAGCATGGCGATGGTGCTCGCCCGGGAGACGTTCCTCTCCGGTGGCCATTTCGCGCCCTTCGTCGAGGCGGTCACCGCCGGGGTGCATGAGGCCCTCGAGGACAACGACGTCCCGCTGCAGGCCCGCCCCGTCATCCTCGAGGTCGGCGCCGGCACCGGCTACTACCTCTCCCACACGCTTGACGACGTCGCCGACTCCCGCGGCGTCGGCCTCGACGTCTCCGTCCACGCCGCGAAGCATCTGGCGAAGTGTCATCCCCGGGTCGGTTCCGTCGTCGCCGACGTGTGGGAGCGGCTGCCCCTGCGTGACGGGTCGGTCGACGCGATCACCGTCGTCTTCGCCCCGCGCAATGCCGCTGAATTCCACCGTGTCCTCACCCCCGGCGGTCAGGTCATCGTCCTCACCGCTGAGCAGGGCCACCTCGACGAACTGCGGGAACCGCTGGGCATTCTCGGGGTGCAGGAGGCCAAGGTCGAGCGGATGATGGAGAAGTTCGACGGCCTCTTCGACCTGGTGGACGCGGATTTGGTCGAGTTCCCCATGACCCTGGACCGGGACTCCATCGCCGCCCAGATCGGGATGAGCCCCTCGGCGCGGCACATCGGCCCCGAGGAGCTGGCCTCCCGTCTGGCGGCGCTGCCGCCGACCATGACGGTGACGGCCCGCGCCCGACTCACTCGTCTGGCGAAGGTTCCCCGTAGTCCGGAAGATTCCCCGAGCTGA
- the folP gene encoding dihydropteroate synthase — protein sequence MDPALPAVMAIVNRTPDSFYDRGATFADDAALLRCDAVVDQGAGIIDIGGVKAGPGDDVSVAEEIDRVVPIIAAVSARHPDTVVSVDTWRAPVAEAAIAAGARLINDTWAGHDPGLVEVAGAHRVGYVCSHTGGATPRTRPHRVHFDDIVADVIAETTRLAERAVACGVPEGQVYIDPTHDFGKNTFHGLELLRRVDELVATGWPVLMALSNKDFVGETVDRPVGQRLAGTLAATAWAASRGVAAFRVHEVAETMDVLRMTAAIAGHAAPLNTIRGLV from the coding sequence ATGGACCCTGCACTGCCCGCCGTCATGGCGATCGTCAACCGCACCCCGGACTCCTTCTACGACCGTGGCGCCACCTTCGCCGACGACGCCGCCCTGCTGCGTTGCGACGCCGTCGTGGACCAGGGAGCCGGCATCATCGACATCGGCGGGGTCAAGGCCGGTCCCGGCGACGACGTTTCCGTCGCCGAGGAGATCGACCGGGTCGTGCCGATCATCGCCGCCGTGAGCGCCCGGCATCCCGACACGGTCGTCTCGGTGGATACCTGGCGCGCCCCTGTGGCCGAGGCCGCCATCGCCGCGGGCGCCCGCCTCATCAACGACACCTGGGCGGGCCACGACCCCGGACTCGTCGAGGTCGCCGGCGCCCACCGGGTCGGCTACGTCTGCTCCCACACCGGCGGCGCCACCCCACGCACCCGCCCGCACCGGGTGCACTTCGACGACATCGTCGCCGACGTCATCGCCGAGACGACCCGCCTGGCCGAACGTGCCGTCGCCTGCGGCGTCCCGGAAGGGCAGGTCTACATCGACCCGACGCACGACTTCGGCAAGAACACCTTCCACGGGCTCGAGCTGCTGCGCCGCGTCGATGAGCTGGTGGCCACCGGCTGGCCGGTGCTCATGGCGTTGAGCAACAAGGACTTCGTCGGCGAGACCGTCGACCGCCCCGTGGGCCAGCGGCTGGCCGGGACCCTGGCGGCCACCGCCTGGGCCGCCTCCCGCGGGGTCGCCGCCTTCCGCGTCCACGAGGTCGCCGAGACCATGGATGTGCTCCGCATGACCGCCGCCATCGCGGGCCACGCCGCCCCGCTCAACACGATCCGGGGCCTGGTGTGA
- a CDS encoding TIGR00730 family Rossman fold protein: protein MAPNITPTPDKSRMLRGPILLRTAGEQSSTYDQRLLELGSDHDWQHADPWRILRIQGEFVSGFDALAHMPKAVTVFGSARIQEGHPWYAVGCELGEKLVAADYAVITGGGPGLMEAPNRGAHEAGGLSVGLGIELPHEQHLNDWVDLGLNFRYFFARKTMFLKYSQAFICLPGGFGTLDELFEVLCMVQTGKVTNYPIVLIGTEFWSGLIQWLTDRLAAEGLISPDDLDLFLVTDSVDEAVSHIVEAHKVMTDGRLSRHAQDQRYTEERSSHAKAEAEQRAADSSE from the coding sequence ATGGCACCGAACATCACCCCCACCCCGGACAAGTCCCGCATGCTGCGCGGCCCGATTCTGCTGCGCACCGCGGGGGAACAGAGCTCCACCTACGACCAGCGACTGCTGGAACTGGGCTCCGACCATGACTGGCAGCACGCCGACCCGTGGCGGATCCTGCGCATCCAGGGGGAGTTCGTCTCCGGTTTCGACGCGTTGGCGCACATGCCCAAGGCGGTCACCGTGTTCGGCTCCGCCCGCATCCAGGAGGGGCACCCGTGGTACGCCGTGGGCTGTGAGCTCGGCGAGAAGCTCGTCGCCGCCGACTACGCCGTCATCACCGGCGGTGGTCCGGGGCTCATGGAGGCCCCGAACCGGGGCGCACACGAGGCAGGTGGTCTGTCCGTGGGCCTGGGCATCGAGCTGCCGCACGAGCAGCACCTCAATGACTGGGTCGACCTGGGGCTGAACTTCCGGTACTTCTTCGCCCGCAAGACCATGTTCCTCAAATACTCGCAGGCCTTCATCTGCCTGCCGGGAGGCTTCGGCACCCTGGACGAGCTCTTCGAGGTGCTGTGCATGGTGCAGACGGGCAAGGTGACCAACTACCCGATCGTGCTCATCGGCACGGAGTTCTGGTCGGGCCTGATCCAGTGGCTGACGGACCGCCTGGCCGCCGAGGGCCTGATCTCCCCGGATGACCTGGACCTGTTCCTGGTCACCGACTCGGTGGACGAGGCCGTCAGCCACATCGTCGAGGCCCACAAGGTCATGACCGACGGCCGGCTGTCCCGCCACGCCCAGGACCAGCGCTACACCGAGGAGCGTTCCAGCCACGCGAAGGCGGAGGCGGAGCAGCGGGCGGCCGACTCCTCTGAGTGA
- the dapE gene encoding succinyl-diaminopimelate desuccinylase: protein MGTLGRVSHHHPRLDLLADPVALTAALVDVPSPSHEEEMLADAVEDALRRVPGVETLRRGNTVAARTTHGRGTRVVLAGHLDTVPIAGNVPHRMDGDVMYGCGTVDMKSGLAVYLHSFATLADDPDLAHDLTLIAYECEEVDTRYNGLAHLAESDPEWLHGDLALLGEPSGAIVEAGCQGTLRVKVIARGVRAHSARGWLGDNAAHKLAEVIGRIAAYEGQRIVVDAMEYREGINVVQLESFVATNVIPDEASMLVNFRFAPHRSGEEALEHLRGVLGVDGREDITVETQDLAEGARPGLDRPAAAALVDAVGGQVRAKYGWTDVARFSGLGVPAVNFGAGDPSWAHKRDEHVPVADITRVAEQLRAYLTTPAS, encoded by the coding sequence ATGGGTACGCTGGGGCGGGTGTCACACCACCACCCCCGCCTTGATCTCCTCGCCGATCCCGTGGCCCTGACCGCCGCGCTCGTCGACGTGCCCAGCCCCTCCCACGAGGAGGAGATGCTTGCCGACGCCGTCGAGGACGCACTGCGGCGTGTCCCGGGCGTCGAGACGCTGCGCCGCGGCAACACGGTTGCCGCCCGCACGACACACGGCCGCGGCACCCGGGTCGTCCTCGCCGGTCATCTGGACACCGTGCCGATCGCGGGCAACGTCCCGCACCGCATGGACGGGGACGTCATGTACGGCTGCGGCACGGTGGACATGAAGTCGGGCCTGGCGGTGTACCTGCACTCCTTCGCCACCCTGGCCGATGATCCGGATCTCGCCCATGACCTCACCCTCATCGCGTACGAGTGTGAGGAGGTGGACACCCGGTACAACGGTCTGGCCCATCTGGCCGAGTCCGACCCGGAGTGGCTGCACGGCGACCTGGCCCTGCTGGGTGAGCCCTCCGGCGCGATCGTCGAGGCCGGCTGCCAGGGCACCCTGCGGGTGAAGGTCATCGCCCGCGGTGTCCGCGCCCATTCGGCACGCGGCTGGCTCGGTGACAACGCCGCGCACAAGCTCGCGGAGGTCATCGGCCGGATCGCCGCCTACGAAGGGCAGCGGATCGTCGTCGACGCGATGGAGTACCGCGAGGGCATCAACGTGGTCCAGCTGGAGTCGTTCGTGGCCACCAACGTCATCCCGGATGAGGCGAGCATGCTCGTCAACTTCCGGTTCGCCCCGCACCGCAGCGGCGAGGAGGCACTCGAGCACCTGCGGGGCGTCCTCGGAGTCGACGGCCGGGAGGACATCACGGTGGAGACCCAGGACCTGGCGGAGGGGGCGCGCCCCGGACTGGACCGCCCGGCCGCCGCCGCGCTCGTCGACGCCGTCGGCGGGCAGGTCCGCGCCAAGTACGGCTGGACGGACGTCGCCCGCTTCTCCGGGCTCGGTGTCCCGGCCGTCAATTTCGGCGCGGGTGACCCCAGCTGGGCCCACAAACGCGACGAGCATGTCCCGGTCGCGGACATCACGCGGGTCGCCGAGCAGCTGCGCGCGTACCTGACAACCCCTGCATCCTGA
- the glgC gene encoding glucose-1-phosphate adenylyltransferase — translation MKTQPNVLAIVLAGGEGKRLFPLTEDRAKPAVPFGGTYRLIDFVLSNLVNAGYLKIAVLTQYKSHSLDRHISMSWSLHGPTSQYIASVPAQQRRGKRWFTGSADAIVQSLNLIYDESPDYVIVFGADHVYRMDPSQMVEEHIASGKSCSVAGIRVPRAEATAFGCIQSDDEGNITEFLEKPADPPSTPDDPDVTYASMGNYVFTTDALIQALLEDEKNEDSDHDMGGDIIPHFVNKNDAHVYDFSSNEVPGSTERDQGYWRDVGTIDAFYEAHMDLISVHPVFNLYNRLWPIHSTDDSNFPPAKFTQEGIAQSSIVAPGSIISGGTVRNSVLAGDVHVAEGATVEGSVLMPGVRIGKGAVVRHAILDKNVYVREGEIIGVDRGRDEARFKISAGGVVAVGKNEVV, via the coding sequence GTGAAGACTCAGCCGAATGTTCTAGCCATCGTTCTCGCCGGCGGCGAGGGTAAGCGACTGTTCCCGCTCACCGAGGACCGGGCCAAGCCCGCCGTCCCGTTCGGCGGCACGTACCGTCTCATCGACTTCGTGCTGTCCAACCTGGTCAACGCGGGTTACCTCAAGATCGCCGTCCTGACCCAGTACAAGTCGCACTCTCTCGACCGGCACATCTCGATGTCCTGGTCGCTGCACGGTCCGACCAGCCAGTACATCGCGTCGGTGCCGGCGCAGCAGCGTCGCGGCAAGCGCTGGTTCACCGGTTCCGCGGACGCGATCGTGCAGTCGCTCAACCTCATCTACGACGAGAGCCCCGACTACGTCATCGTCTTCGGTGCGGACCACGTCTACCGGATGGACCCGTCCCAGATGGTCGAGGAGCACATCGCCTCGGGCAAGTCCTGCTCGGTCGCCGGCATCCGGGTGCCGCGCGCGGAGGCCACCGCCTTCGGCTGCATCCAGTCCGACGATGAGGGCAACATCACCGAGTTCCTGGAGAAGCCGGCCGATCCGCCGAGCACCCCGGACGACCCGGATGTCACCTACGCGTCCATGGGCAACTACGTGTTCACCACCGACGCGCTCATCCAGGCGCTGCTGGAGGACGAGAAGAACGAGGACTCCGACCATGACATGGGCGGCGACATCATCCCGCACTTCGTGAACAAGAACGACGCCCACGTCTACGACTTCAGCTCCAACGAGGTCCCCGGTTCCACCGAGCGCGACCAGGGCTACTGGCGTGACGTCGGCACCATCGACGCCTTCTACGAGGCGCACATGGACCTCATCTCGGTGCACCCGGTGTTCAACCTGTACAACCGCCTGTGGCCGATCCACTCCACCGATGACTCGAACTTCCCGCCGGCGAAGTTCACCCAGGAAGGTATCGCCCAGTCCTCCATCGTCGCCCCGGGGTCGATCATCTCCGGCGGCACGGTGCGCAACTCGGTCCTCGCCGGTGACGTCCACGTCGCCGAGGGTGCGACGGTCGAGGGGTCGGTGCTCATGCCGGGCGTGCGCATCGGCAAGGGTGCGGTGGTCCGCCACGCGATCCTGGACAAGAACGTCTACGTCCGTGAGGGTGAGATCATCGGCGTCGACCGTGGCCGCGATGAGGCGCGGTTCAAGATCTCCGCCGGCGGCGTTGTCGCGGTGGGCAAGAACGAGGTCGTCTAA